In Uloborus diversus isolate 005 unplaced genomic scaffold, Udiv.v.3.1 scaffold_327, whole genome shotgun sequence, the following proteins share a genomic window:
- the LOC129233313 gene encoding ketohexokinase-like has product MGTNSERVLCVGLCNLDIVMVCPSYPLEDSDQRCISHRWQRGGNASNSATIFAEYGVKCEFLGTVSLDIGGQFMKKNFDEHNICTENCHYYEEFESPVSTIWINSENGSRTIVHANKNMPEISYEDFSALNLKDYSWIHFECRPNYEPMKANLEHIRRWNENKANNSITVSIEVEKPSLQQTEVLSLGDVLFISKDFAAAHGFSNMVDAVETLSCKLRRGATLICSWGEKGACAKSSDGPLYVSKAFPPTNVVNTLGAGDTFIAGSIISLMKGKNMQDAIIMGCKIAGTKCGMHDTKELSKLCPFL; this is encoded by the exons atgggaaCAAACTCGGAAAGAGTACTGTGTGTAGGTTTATGTAATTTGGATATAGTAATGGTTTGCCCGTCTTATCCCTTAGAAGATAGTGATCAGAG GTGCATATCTCATCGATGGCAGCGTGGTGGTAATGCTTCAAACTCGGCTACTATTTTTGCTGAATACGGAGTGAAATGTGAATTTTTAGGAACAGTGAGTCTTGATATTGGTGGTCA atttatgaaaaaaaattttgatgaacaTAATATCTGCACTGAAAATTGCCATTACTATGAAGAATTTGAAAGTCCTGTGTCAACAATATGGATTAATAGTGAAAATGGCTCTCGAACTATAGTTCATGCTAATAA aaatatgCCTGAAATTTCTTATGAagatttttctgctttaaatttaAAGGATTATAGTTGGATCCATTTTGAA TGCCGACCTAATTATGAACCGATGAAAGCAAATTTGGAGCACATTAGACGCTGGAatgaaaacaaagcaaataatTCCATAACAGTGTCTATTGAAGTTGAGAAGCCAAGTCTGCAGCAAACAGAAGTGTTAAGTCTTGGAGATGTGTTATTTATATCCAAAGATTTTGCTGCAGCTCATGGTTTTTCAAACATGGTAGATGCGGTGGAAACATTATCATGTAAATTAAGAAGAGG tgcaACTCTTATTTGCTCTTGGGGTGAAAAGGGAGCATGTGCCAAAAGCAGTGATGGTCCTTTGTACGTATCAAAAGCTTTTCCTCCTACAAATGTTGTGAACACTTTAGGTGCTGGTGATACGTTCATAGCTGGCTCAATTATAAGTTTGATGAAAGGGAAGAATATGCAGGATGCTATTATAATGGGCTGCAAAATTGCTGGAACAAAATGTGGTATGCATGATAccaaagaattatcaaaattatgTCCATTTTTGTAA